The sequence ctaaacgcttgggaagtccaagttggcaacatatagagacggtccctacccaacaacgggctcgcagtctaaaagtctaacaaatcatcatcatcaaccgtatttattgagcgcttcctgtgtgcagagcactgtactaagcgcttgggaagtccaagttggcaacatatagaggcggtccctacccaacagtgggctcacagtctaaaagtctaacaaatcatcatcatcaaccgtatttattgagcgcttcctgtgtggagagcactggactcagcgcttgggaagtacaagttggcaacatatagagacggtccctacccaacagtgggctcacagtctaaaagtctaacaaataccacaatcattactattaccgcgaactgagcacttaccgtgagcagagcactgtatcaagagcATTGGTGAGTGGAGTCCAGTCGGTAGGCCcgggccctgcccacaagaggtttcttctctgcagggggagacagaaattgaaacaaattacagggaggggaaggagtcaggTATTTAGCctgagtgctgtagggctgaggtgaGCAGCAAAGGGCGTCAGGGGGCAATCAGCCAAGCGTATACTGGACGCCGTAGGAAgggtttaatttatttgtacatatctattctatttattttattttgttagtatgtttggttttgttctctgtcacccccttttagactgtgagcccactgttgggtagggactgtctctctatgttgccaacttgtacttcccaagcgcttagtacagtgctctgcacatagtaagcgctcaataaatacgattgatgatgatgatgatggatggggaaatgagcttagaccagtgctttgcacatagtaagcgcttaacaaatgccatcattatcaaatgaggactggggaaggcttcttggaggacctGTGATTTTTGgcaaggttttggaggtggggagagtgttggtctccatcccccccatcttacctccttcccttccccacggcacctgtatatatgtttgtacgtatttattactctatttatttattttacttgtacatatctattctatttattttattttgttagtatgtttggctttgttctctgtcttccccttttagactgtgagcccactgttgggtagggactgtctctgtatgttgccaactagtacttcccaagcgctttgtacagtgctctgcacacagtaagcgctcaataaatacaattgatgatgatgatggtctgtcagatacgaaggagGATGGCACTCCAGGCCAAAGAAGTCAGGGGCCGGataaatagtgatggtatttgttaagcgcttactatgtgcaaagcactgttctaagcgctgggaggggatacaaggtgatgaggttgtcccatgttgggctcacagtcttaatccccattttacagatgagggaactgaggctcagagaagttaagtgacttgcccaaggtcacacagcagacgtggcggagccaggattcgaacccatgacctctgactccaaagcccgggctctttccactgagccacgctggttaaatgagatggagggaataaataactataataatcggtttttgttaagcgcttactatgtgccagacattcattcattcaatcggatttattgagcgcttactgtgtgcagagcaccgtactaagcacttgggaagtacaaattggcaacatatagagacggtccctacccaacagtgggctcacagtctaaaagggggagacagagaacaaaacatattaacaaaataaaatagaataaatatgtacaaataaaataaatttttagacattggactaagcactgggggggatacaaggtaatcaggttggacacagtccctgtcccacgtgggctcagtctcaatccccattttacagattgggtaactgaggcccagagaagtgaggtgccttgcccaaagccacacagcagatgagtggcggagtcggaattagaacccacgaccctccaactcccaggcccaggctgctgggttagacacagaccctgactcacatgtggctcacagccttcatccccattttacaggtgaggtcgctgaggcccagagaagtgaaatgacttgccccaaggtcacataacagacaagtggtgaggacaggattagaactcaggtccttcttcctcccaggcctgtgctctcgccactgggccacgctgcttccttacagGGAGTCGGATGGTTTTAGGGGAGTGGAGTGAGCGGATTgggttgcagataataataataataataataataataataataataataataataatggtatttgttaagcgcttactatgtgcaaagcactgttctaagcactgaggtagatacaaggtgatcaggttgtcccgcatggggttcacatttttaatccccactttacagatgaggtcactgagccgcagagaagtaatgtgacttacccaaagtcacacagctgacaattggcggagccgggattagaacccatgacctctgactcttaaataaatagaatatttattctgtttccactgaccgtctctatttgttgccaacttgtacttccaacttgtacttgaatcccggctccaccacatgtctgctgtgtgaccttgggcaagtcacttaacttctcggagcctcagttacctcatctgtaaaatggggatgatgactgtgtgccccacgcgggacaacctgatcaccttgtagccccccccaccagcgcttagaacagtgctttgcacatagtaagcgcttcacaaatgccatcattattattattattattattccaagcgcttagtacagtgctctgcacacagtaagcgctcaataaatacgattgaatgaatgaatgaatgaatgaataatcccggctccaccacttgtcagctgtgtgacttgggcaagtcacttctctgtgcctcagttacctcatctgtaaaatagtgattaagactgtgagccccacatgggacaacctgattacctagtatttaccccagcacttagaacagtgcttggaacatagtaagcgcttaacaaataccattattattattattattattattattattattattaaccgcaggagaagcagcgtggctcagtggaaagagcccgggctttggagtcagaggtcatgggttcaaatcccagctccgccaattgtcagctgtgtgactttgggcaagtcacttaacttctctgggcctcagttccctcatctgtaaaatgaggattaagactgtgagccccacgtgggacaacctgatcgccttgtatccccccagtgcttagaacagtgctttgcacatagtaagcgcttaacaaataccatcattattattattataacacgattgatcgattgattggattggcacagagtaagcacttaataaacacaaatgaatgaatgaataattgaatgaactaCCACAAAAAACCAAAtgaatggagtcaaggatgagagagaagcagcgtggtttagtggcaagattaCGACcttgggtcacgggttctaatccaggctccgccacttgtcggctgtgtgactctgggcaagtcacttaccttctctgtgcctcagttacctcatcagtaaaatggggattaggactgcgagcccacctgggacaacctgattaccccagcgcttggaacagtgtttggcacttagtaagcacttaaccaataccattgtgATTACTATTACACAGGCTGGGGACACCAGGAGGGTAGTTGTGGTGTCTACAACGATGGGAAAGATGGGTTTAAGAAGACTAGGAGTTGTGTTTCGCTGCGACGTCCGAGGAGGACCACCTAAAGGATGTCGTGCAGGCAATAGGGAAGGCAAGactgaagggaaggggagaggtcgGTTTGAGAATCATCCGCGGAAAGATGGCAGTTGAAGACCAGgggccaatgagttctccaagggagtgggtgcagatggcgAATAGAAGCCCAcctccgcgtgaccttgggcaagtcacttcgaccAATCAATCGGaccagtcaatcagatttatcgagcgctgcgCAAAAAGCACTGAACTACGCGCTTCAGGGAGAACAACATAACAAGACATTCACTGCcgcgcttcacttccctgggcctcagttacctcagctgtaaaataataataataaagttggcatttgttaagcgcttactatgtgcaaagcactgttctaagcgctggggggggggggatacaaagtgatcaggttgtcccccgtggggctcacggtcttaatccccattttacagatgagggaactgaggctcagagaagtaacttgcccaaggtcacacagcagacccgtggcgggggccaggattcgaacccacgacctcggactccaaagcccgggctctttccactgagccacgctgcttctctgggggtaAAGACCGTGTCCACCTGAATTAGCCCATATCTACCCCCGTActtaggtcacgggttctaaccccaacacCGCCATTCCTCCGCTGCGCGGccctgagcgagtcacttcactcctctgggcctcagtttcctcatcggtcgaacggggattgagaccgtgagccccacgtgggacagggactgggtccaatccgacttccttgtatccaccccagcgcttagtacagtgcttggcacagagtaagcgcttcaccaataccacaatgctaattataattatcattacagcgtctggaacatagaaagtgcataaCGAACACCGCAAAAACCAGACTCCACTCACCTCCAAGggcgttctccctcctccttctttctgaaACGCAGCAGGGGCTCAAAACCCAGAAAGAAGCCCGGGGTGGGGCTGAGATGGAAGACATACGAGCCAGccaatagactggaagctcgctgtaggcaggggacATCTgatatattgttctattggactctcccaagcgcttagtacagggctctgcacccagaaagcgctcattaAAGGCCACAGACGATGGCACTCGGTTTCACGAGGAACACACATCCAGGTTACCGTGTACGTGTCTTTCCGTTGCCCGCTGGAGTTCGCCGTCTTCTCTCCAACCTTCTGGTGAGGGACGGTTTTTGTAGGACCATCCGATGTTTACACTGGGAAAGTTAATATCCATCATGGTTTTTCTTGAGATTTCATAAAAAACCACCAGTTCGAAAGCAGCACGGtgcagtggacagaacacgggcctgggattcacgaggtcgtgggttctaatcccagctccgtcgcttgcctgccgagtgaccttgggcaaagtcacttccacttctctgggtctcagtttcctcatctgtaaaatggggattaagactatgggctccacttgggacaacctgatcaccttgtttcccctcccagcgcttagaacagtgcttcgcacatagtaagcgctttacaaataccatcatcatcatggtaagcgcataaccatgtgctcccccttttagactgtgagcccactgttgggtagggactgtctctatatgttgccaatttgtacttcccaagcgcttagtacagtgctctgcacatagtaagcgctcaataaatacgattgatgatgatgataaccatgttgccagcttatacttcccaagcgcttagtacagtgctctgcacacagtaagcactcaattaatacgattgaatattaaatatttaattaATACGATGAATATTAAATTGAATTTTGAATAACACCAGCAAAAAAAACCCCTACAGATTTAATTTTGATTCATGACAAACTGAGCTCTTTGTTGAACCTGCCGTTCCTCATTACAGAATTCATACTTCAGAGCGAAAGTGATTACCTCACTATCTTAGAAACACAAGAGTATTTTAAAAGGGAAAAACCACGGAAAATAGCTTGAGGTCGGGTTTTTGAAGGGCTAGAAAAATCTGTTCTCTGAAGGGTTCCCTCAAAGACGCAGGTGAGACGGAGTCATGTGAAAACAGCTGTTTTAATTATGTACAGATTTACAGTGAAAAATTAAACAATGATCTTTTCTATTCACAAGAGTAACGATCGTTTGGACTTTTGCATAACTGCAGTTGGGACATTTGTACGTTAGGGTCATTTTCCCAAACAGTGCACAGCTccgaggggagggaaagaaaaaagacgTTAGTAAGTAAAACTTCTCACCCGATACAGTGACACCTTCAAAGGGTTTAGATGAAACACCGTGGCCTGGTTTACCGGGAAGTAGGGTTTTGGTGGGTTTGTTTTTCCGCTGGAAAATTCTACACTTCAGAAAATTTTCTACTTAGGGAAAACATGCTTCCGCTAATCACGGGAAAAAAAGCGTAGAGTTTGGCACCAAAGTCTCGTCGAAAGAACGTCGAATGCTGTTTGGGTATTCGTATATTTGCCGTTTTTCAGAGGGTCAGAGGcctttccctggccctcagttggCCTTTTTGGACTCTTGCAGCTGAGCCTGGGCCAGGCCGAGGATCTGAGAGGGAGAGGCGGAGGAGAAagcagaggacagagagagagcagagggagggcagtccgggCTTCTTGGGAGCAGCATCGAATATTCTGAGAATGAAAATATTCGAACGCGAGgtcgtggggtgggggagaggggcttcCTAAATCAAGAAACGCGCAAAGCAACGGGAATGCAGCGGAACGCCACCTCTTCCGTTCCCGGGGCCCGCCAGCCGAGCCAACGGGGAGGCGGATTCAATCCTGCGATGACATTCCTCGTTGCTCATCTTATTTCCCGAAGTTAGAGAGAGACGGACGAACGGGCCGCTCGTTAGTCATCTCTGGTTCCCCGTCGccggggctggaggaaggaggcCGACCGCCGCTTCCGTGGCTCCGCTTGACCTTCACTAGGGTGTTCCCAGCAGTCAGACCTAAGTCCCGTCGAGTTTGCGTCTCCGACACCCTTGTCGGAAGAAGTCGACTGGCGGGAAGGACTGAGGTCCGGCTTCACCTCGGAGCCGAACGCGACGCGTCGCCGCCTCTCCCTTTCGCCACGCTTAGGAATCCGCCGTCCCGATCGATCCTCAGAGCCGCTTCCGACGGGGATGACCCGGCATTGTGAGCGAACTCCACGTCGCCGAGGGGGCAGATGGTCCACCTTCGGTGCATCGGCGGGTTGGGTCTTAGACACCGGCCGGGCGTGTTTCGCTCCCTGCTTGAGCTCCCACGGCTGTACAGTATCTTAGTCCCGGGACTTCTCACCCTGAGGTGAGGAGGAAAGGCGAAGGCACCGCGATATTGGAAAGGCCGAGGATTAAATtagaaaaaccccaaaaacaagacaaaacaaagaaGGTGGCTTTTTGAAAAATCACTTTAAAAAATCCAAGGCCAAGACGCCGGCAAGTAGATAGCACCTCACTGCAGGGCGGGTTGGGGTAGAAGGTGGGTCACGTCTCAAAAGTGGCTTTGGGCTTTCAACAACACTAaaacaccccccctcccccccaaaaaaccgcCATTCCCCAGAGAAGTTTCAGTAGTAACGGTGCCCTGGGTACAACCGGACGAGCCCATGGTGGAAACACACTGTCCGTGACGGGCGGGACATTTggcgaggggagaaaggaaggatctGGGTCTTTACTCAGAAAGGAGAATATTCCTCTCGGGGCTGGAAAGAGTTGGCACTTCCACCGATGAGGAGATTGTTGGATGACAGAATAAGGAGTCCGGACACCTGTGGCTTCCAGTTgcttaaaagaaagaaaaaattacACGAGAACAACTGCCAACTGCTTGGTTTtcattttgcttctttttttttaaataaaaaaaaacaaactcacaACCTATATATAAAATCCCTGCTTTACTACTTGGTAGTTTTCTTCCCTGGATAGCTTTGCGAGAAGCTGCTACGCGAACGGGTTCGTTCCGTCGGACGTTTCTTCCCTTCCCGGCCGAGCCCCCTGACCACCCCTCCGTCGACGGCAGGGGGTGGTCCCCGACGAGGGGGGTCTCCCGGCCGGCCGGTGGAGGTCCCGGACGTGCAAAGGCGGGGTgacggggaaggagaggggctggatttcccccccccccggagCCGAGAGAGGCCGCAAACCGTCGGGGCCGGACGGAGCCCCCCGCATCTGCCCATTCTCCGCTCTCCTCATTCCCGGTGCCGAGCGggtccaccctcctcccccaatcTGCTACATGGGACTCGTCGGTTCGGGGGGCCGCGGCAGGGCAAGACCCCCTCCAACCCCTCTGTTTTAAAGTGCTGTGTGCCTGGGCCCGACGGCGGCCAACGTACTCGGAGGCGCTGCGCGGCGCCGGAGGGAGCTGCCCTCCTCCTAGAGTGGGAGAGACTTACTCCCCACCGTAAGAAAAGAAAACGACGACGACAAAAAGGAGACATCGAAAAAGACCCGACGTCGGGATCCCCGCTCCGCGCGGGACGGCCGAGGCCCCGTCCCGGCCCGGGCCCTCTCCCCGACGGGACGCGGCCGCTTCCGCGAGGGCCACGGCGACCGCCCGCGTCTCCGGGGGGAGGCCTTCGAGTCGCGTCAAGAGCGAGGTGGGGACCGCCGGGCCCCCCTCCCGCGGCCCCCAGCCGGGTCGGTCAacccggggggcgggcgggcgggccgagCGCCCCCGCCCTCAGGATCCCTCCCTGGAGATCCACCCGCTCTCGGTGAGGAAGTTGAAAATCCGTTTCTTGAGCACCTTGTCCAGGTAGGCCGGGAGGCGGCTCTTGGAGGGGATGCCCTGGCGCTTCTGGAGGTGGTCCTTGACGATGATGGTCTTGACCGTCAGGTAGCGGGCCGGGCTGAGCCCCAGGGAGCCGCAGAGCACCTTCTCCCGGTCCGACAGGAGCTCGAACCCCGGCAGGTTCTCCATGCCGGCCAGGTCCCCTTCCCGCCCGTCCTCCCGGCCCTtcttggcggcggcggcggtggcggccgaggaggccgaggaggaggccgcggaggcggcggcggcggcggccttgttctccttcctcttctcgcGCTTGTGGCGGGCCGCCTCGTACTCGGCCGACTCCTCCATCCGGGTGAGGCCGTTGCGGCGGTAGCGCTGCAGCTCGCGGATCTTGGCCCGGAGCACCCTCTCCTTGTGCAGGTTCTCGAAGAAGTCGTCGAACTCCTTGCAGGACATGAACTGGTAGAGGGGCCGCAGGCGGAGgcgcacctccttctcctccttggtCACCTTGCGCCGGCCGGCCCGGTCCCGCTCCTTCCTGTCCTTGCCCAGGAAGGCGGGCACCAGGTTGTAGTCCCGGGCCAGGTCCTTCCGCCGCTGGCGCTCCCGCAGCTTGCGCACGTACATGTCCACGTGGGCCCGCTTCAGCTCGATCTCCACGTCGTCGTCGTCGTAGTTGACCGACAGGCCGCTGATCAGGGCCTCGGCCTCCTGGTCGTACTCGATCTCGTAGTCGTCCCGCAGGGGCATGTAGCCCAGCTGCTGCTGCTCGGCCACCGAGATGTCCAGGGGGGGCAGCGGGGTGGTCAGGCTCGGGGACAGCGGGCCCCCGCCGGGGCAGGTGTGGTCCGTCACCCGGTTGGGGATGGTGGCCGGGATGCAGGCCTTGCCCAGGTTGCCGTGGATGTACATGCTCACGTAGTGCTCCATCACCTCCTGGGGGGTCCGCGACGCCCCCACGTGCGCCGCCATGTCCTCCTGCGGGGAACAGGCCGCGGGGGCCGTCAGGCGCGCCCCACGCCGGGGAGGGGCCCGGCACCGccacccgcccgcccgctccCCGCCGGCTGGCGAGCTGCgacgctcgttgcgggcagggaacgcgtgcGACGGCCTACCACGCTCTCCCCGCCAGCGCTCGgtacggtgcttcgcacacagcaggcgctcgctaaatacgaccGACCGGTTGACACACCACGGGGCTCTTCGGGAAGCCAAGGTCCACGTGCCGGATGATAACGGGGGGACCCGCAAAGCGTGTACGGCGCGCCgggcgaggccttcccagactgagccccttccttcctctccccctcgtccccctctccatcccccccatcttacctccttcccttccccacagcacctgtatatatgaatatatgtctgtacatatttattactctatttatttattttattttgttagtatgtttggttttgttctccgtctcccccttttagaccgtgagcccactgttgggtagggactgtctctagatgttgccaatttgtacttcccaagcgcttagtacagcgcgctgcacagagtaagcgctcaataaatacgattgatgatgatgatgatgatgatgccctgacctaggggagagagcacgggcctgagaggcaaAGGACTGGGTTCTTACCCCggctctgctgggcgacctcgggcaagctgcttcacttctctgggcctcaactcggtaaaatggggattcgatcgccgccctccctcccgcttggaccgtgaaccccacgggggccagggactgggtccgacctgattagccgtgtctactccggtgcttaggacggtgcttgacacccagaagcagcacggcccaacggctagagcccgggcctgggcatcagaaggacccgggttccaaccccggctctgccacctgtcagctgtgtgactttgggcaagtcactagacttctctgcgcctcagttaccgcatctgtaaaatggagcttgagCCTGGcacccccatgtgggccagggaccgtgcccctcctgatgagcttgtgtctaccccagtgcgcacagcagtgctcgacacataagaagcgcttaacagataccatcctcACCATTATAgttggtgcttaacagataccagagaaagggggtggggagtgataataatgatgatgatggcatttgttaagcgcctactatgtgcgaagcactgttctaagcactgggggggatacagggtgatcaggtggtcccacgtggggctcacagtcttcattctatttattttattctgttaacatgttttgttttgttgtctgtctcccccttctagactgtgatcccactgttgggtagggaccgtctctatatgtcgccaacttgtacttcccaagcgcttagtacagtgctctgcacacagtaagcgctcaataaatacgattgcatgagtgaatgaatgaatccccactttacagatgagggagctaagggacagagaagtgaagtgacttgccccaagtcacacagctgacaagtggtggagctgggattagaacccattcattcattcaatcaatcaatcaatcaatcgtatttattgagtgcttactgtgtgcagagcactgtactgagcgcttgggaagtacaaattggcaacatagagagacagtccctacccaacagtgggctcacagtctaaaagggggagatggagaacaaaaccaaacatactaacaaaataaaataaatagaatagatatatacaagtaaaataaatagagtaataaatatgtacaaacatatatacatatatacaggtgctgtggggaagggaaggaggtaagatggggggatggagagggggacgagggggagaggaaggaggagtaaatatgattcaatcaatcgtatttattgagcgtgtactgtgtgcagagcactgtactacgtgcttgggaagtacaagctggcaacatatagaaagagtccctacgcaacagtgggctcacagtctaaaagggggagacagagaacaaaaccaaacatactaacaaaataaaataaatagaatagatatgtacaattaaaatagagtaataaat is a genomic window of Tachyglossus aculeatus isolate mTacAcu1 chromosome 4, mTacAcu1.pri, whole genome shotgun sequence containing:
- the TADA2B gene encoding transcriptional adapter 2-beta; this translates as MAELGKKYCVYCLAEVSPLRFRCTECQDIELCPDCFSAGAEIGPHRRWHGYQLVDGGRFTLWGPDAEGGWTSREEQLLLDAIEQFGFGNWEDMAAHVGASRTPQEVMEHYVSMYIHGNLGKACIPATIPNRVTDHTCPGGGPLSPSLTTPLPPLDISVAEQQQLGYMPLRDDYEIEYDQEAEALISGLSVNYDDDDVEIELKRAHVDMYVRKLRERQRRKDLARDYNLVPAFLGKDRKERDRAGRRKVTKEEKEVRLRLRPLYQFMSCKEFDDFFENLHKERVLRAKIRELQRYRRNGLTRMEESAEYEAARHKREKRKENKAAAAAASAASSSASSAATAAAAKKGREDGREGDLAGMENLPGFELLSDREKVLCGSLGLSPARYLTVKTIIVKDHLQKRQGIPSKSRLPAYLDKVLKKRIFNFLTESGWISREGS